Part of the Mercenaria mercenaria strain notata chromosome 8, MADL_Memer_1, whole genome shotgun sequence genome is shown below.
CCATTCAGTTCCAGCAGAACTTGGTAGCCATACAGTGTCACATATTTTTGGCAATTTCATATCAGATTTTCCCAGTTGCTCCTCCTCCCCCTtttgacattatattttgttctATCAAGAATTTTcagtgggggggtggggggagtgcATATGATGTTTATATCAATCGTGTTGAATATTTAAGGTATCTTCAGTGATGACAAAATGTGTACAGAGAAATGATGTTttttatgctaactaagataTCCTAAACATTTTATGATAATCCATTAACAAATAAAGTCAATtgagttttggaaaaaaaaaaaaaattagttccgAAAATAGATAAGATACATCATCAAAATTGTTTTAAGGAATCTAGATTCTTTGAAAATAGAAAGTGTACCTATTACCAGAGTTATTCAGAATGATTATGATAAGAATAGTATTGTCTTACATTAAAGAGAAAGATGGAAAAACCTTTTTACATAACAGATAAATCAAACAGTTGGTTGTGTAATTTCTCTGTAAACAGATAATGAGATTTCAGCTTagtagaaaaaataataaaaaagcagtGCCCTGTTAGATAGCAACATTTACCTTGTTTGAGAAATGATCTTGGACAAGATGTACATGTATGGCTGTTGATTTTCAGTCTCTAGGACTAGGATTGGTTGGCCCCTCACCGCAACCAAGTTTTTCGCCCGGGCAGGGAAAGACACCAGCTGGAGGAATAGGAGTTCCCAAGTCACCAAGCAGTGGtatgtgtaaaaatgtataatttctaCTGGATTTTGAATTACTCAAAGGTAGCTGATTAAAAAGAGTTGTGAAAGTACAAAATATGCAGAACTACATAAATGTATATGTGATACTGAATCAGTTTTACAGATACTGCTTAAACAGCAAATGTTTATATAGGTTTAAATACTTAAAATAGATTGTAATTTAATTTGTTGACTTTCTCTGTACTCTATGGGATTTTTTGTTGTAGATGTATTAATAGAACAAATGATGATGTAAAGCCATCTTGTAACTTTCATATATATGATAGTTTTTGACTTGTTATTTGTATGTTCACTATATATAAGATGTATCTATATATAGTAACTAACACTCCTGAAGCAGCCAATCAGATTACAGAACAGATGAGAGACGCTGTACGACGTGGGCCGGATCAGCTGTTCAAACAACCTGAACTTCTCAAGCTTTCTAACAGGTAAAATCAGTATTAATACTTCTATAGGATTGGCAAAATCAAGTTCACATTTGTTTGTATACAGTCTACATATGGATGACAAATTTTCCTGTCAGACTGGTTCAGTTTAGAGAAGCTCACACTACCAGTGCAGTGCTTCATATTAAATCTTTACTGCCTTGGCAGTCTGCATTGGCCACATGTCACTTATGGCTTATTGAATGTCATTGGTTCTACTCTGATGTCCTtgcatgcctgaaataatgcctagagGGGTCTCTCGACCGTCAATAGCTGTGTAATTGCAGTATGAACTTAACTTTATGTGACATAAAATCCAACAAAAGCAATGTAATGAAGAGAAtggattttattgaaaaattgtcAACTTACTGTAAAACAGTTATTACTGAATTTCTTTTGAGAACGGAAATTAAACACCAAACAGATACAAATACTTGGAGATTAATCTGTCCTGTTCATTTAATACTTGTTATCCATTTTAGGCCACAGGAGCCATCATCCATACCTAAACCTGCAAGATCACAGACAAGTTCAAGACAGTCATCTAGACCCACTTCTGCTAGAAGTACAGCTAGTAAGATTAAAAAAGATACTTTTAAATTAtatgagtttttagctcacctgagccaaaagctcaggatgagctattgtgatcactcaccgtccggcgtccgtatGCTTTTACTTTAAAccacatctcctcataaaccgctaggccaatttcattcaaacttaacaggcatgttccttgggtgaaactctacaaaaattattcaaagaattgaattccatgcagaactctggttgccatggcaaccgaaaggaaaaactttaaaaatcttcttctgaagagcttagatatttggtgtgaagcattgcctagtggacctctaccaagtttgttcaaatcatgaccccggggtcaaaattgacccagcccgaggggtcatatgattttacataggaaaatcttaaaaaatcttcttctcaaaaaccagaagccctagagcttagatatttgacttgtagcattgcctagtggacctctactaaaattgttcaaatcatgtgaccccgccccagcggtcacttgattttacataggaaaatcttcaaatattttctaaaaataaaccagaaggcctagatcttagatatttaacatgtagcattgcctagtagacttctataaaatttgttcaaatcatgaccccaccccatggggttacttgattgtacatagaaaaatcttcaaaattttctgaaaataaaccagaaggcctagagcttagatatttgacatgttgcattgcctagtggacctctacaaaatttgttcaaatcttgaccccccagggtcaaattgacacatctccaggggttacttgattgttcatagggaaatcttcataaatttgctaaaaataaaccagaaggcctagatcttagataatttgatatgtaacattgcctagtagacttctacaaactttgttcaaatcatgacccagaaATTTTACCGAAATGTTTCTTAGGTGATACACAAACAATATTGTTCTGATTATTgcaattcatcaaaaaaaaaaaaatacatggttGCCAGAcagcatggtcacttttccatacatgtatactgtggaaaatttaaaagtcaGAAACTACAAtcgcaattttaaaataatatcacataaAGGATTATTGgatgaccctttaccaagattgttcagattataaaAACATGACcctagagggcatggtcacttttctgtCTCTCACTCTCtctttctatatatatatgtagtggaaactcttgcaaaattgttttacatatatGTTCCTTGGTTGACACCAGAAACAGTGTTCAAATCATtgtgatttatttaagaaataatatatctcatccggtgatttgtcgctgaataaatcattgtttggagttcagatgcgaaggaattatatgcgcccgagtgatataataatacgcatctgaatgacaaacaatgatttattcaagagcaaatgactaaatgagatatattatttcgattctaacacgttaccaaggatttttaagtacatccttgacgacattcattaaatatttgcccgttttcaattggtttcttttcaagcgcaccgctatgccgtttgacgccatgacgtaataattgtgacgtcagaacagtgatttgttgtataataattcactgttttcagccttctttgtttaataggaaaatgaattggatcgtgttagaataaaaaacATCGCagaagaaaaatcttcaaacagcATTTTAGCTTGTGGTCTAGTATCTCTATATTGCTTAGTAGGAAACTTTATAAAAGTCTAAATTTACAGGCcgttttttcaaaagtaatttggcagaaatgtttcttgttaaTAAGTTGTGAAATTTCTGGTGAGCAGTATAGAGTCATCATGGTCCCTCTCAGTTTGTCATTTACTGCTGATATATTGTTGATCAGAATGTCGCTGATTTCTTGTTAAtactaaaagaaatatttgattataATTAAACTGATTTTTATTATGATTATAAACTTAATGAATAATGATATACAATACAAAGTCTGGAACTCTATAACAGTTGTTTTGCAGTACAAATTATTGTCAAAAGTTGGAAGGAACTTAAGATAGTTTACGTTAGGGCTGAAACCTTATGACCTGTTGACCattatattattaaaaatttaagttATATCCTTTTCATATTGTAGGCAGTAAAGCTTCTGTAAAGTCAACTCCAAAATCAAGCAGAagtacagaaaaacaaactagagATATGAAAAATGAACAATCTTTCACTAAAGTACCCAGTCCACGAACTATGATGGAAAAATTACAGCTGGGAGACAGTCTGCGACAGGAAGCAGACGGACAGGAAGTGCAGACTGGTATTCCTTCATCTAGGCCATTGTCAGCATGTTCTGACAGATCAAACGCTTCTTCATCCCGTACACTTACATCAAGATCTGAAAAGTCGTCTGCTTCACACAGATCTGTGAAATCAGAGTTGTCAGGTGCTGGGGAAGATTACTCACAGGCAAGAAATGCTAATCATCATACCGGCACAGGCAGGAAAACACCAACAGATCTTCTTGTAGAGGAAATCATGGGGGAAGGAAAAATCTTGCCTCCTTTCAATTCAGGTAGGATTAATTTCGCAAAGACTGTTTTATGTCTGAATAATTCCATTTAGTAAATTAAAACTGCTTGTTACTAATGCCTAAAAAAATCGACAAGGATACCCCTATTAACTAGagttttttaccatttttgttgCAAAATTTTCTCAAGAAGGGAATTTTGAAGGAATGGACACTTAATTTGTCAATACAATATCTTAAgctttttattatgcccccggcatctactaatgcgggaggcatatagtgattgtcctgtccgttcgttcgtccgtccgtacgaggttaaccaaatgggactgtttcatctagcatcaataccccttactagaatgacttgatactaatgcagatgtaacctgtgaccattcctcatcttcacacatcacttgaactcagtttgaccttgaccttgacctcattttggccttgggttgctttatatgggccatctcttggttaaccaaatgggaccgtttcgtctggcatcagtaccccttactagaatgacttcatactaatgcagatgtaacctgtgaccattcctcatcttcacacatcacctgacctcagtttgaccttgaccttgacctcattttggacttaggttgctttttatgggctatctcttggttaaccaaatcggaccgtttcgtctagcatcaataccccttactagaatgacttgatactaatgcagatgtaacctgtgaccattcctcatcttcagacatcacctgacctcagtttgaccttgacctcattttggacttgggttgctttatctgggccatctcttggttaaccaaatgggaccgtttcatctagcatcaataccccgtaactagaatgacttgatactaatgcagatgtaacctgtgaccattcctcatcttaagacatcacctgacctcagtttgaccttgaacttgacctcgttttggacttgggttgctttatatcgacaaggatgccaccgggggcatcaagcgtttattgaatgcagcttcttgttcATTAAGTGTAACAGTAAAATGCTTGTTTCTGATCTatgtaaaatttacatttcttctGTCCCATCCAATTAAACCTACCTACCATACCTTCAAATTTTGAAGATGTTACCCATACACACATTTACTTTTGACACAGCAAGGAGGTTTTATCTTCAAACTTAAATCAGTAAcattcatgatcaatttcacttGAGGAACTTAAAATATGGCTTTAAAACATGACATTCAGGGTACAGTTAGGATATAATAAATTTGGAAAGGGAAAATCTGACACAATGCAAGTCAAATACTCTTTTTACACCACCAGTAGCTCAGTACACCGCCTCAGTAGCTCactggtagagtgtccgctttgagtgcgggaggtcgggGGTTTGATTCCCAGCTGCattataccaaagacgtgaaaaatggtactggtagctcccttgcttggcactcagtatttaaagggttgtaccaggaggtaaaataagcctAGGTAAGTATCTGTTACCAGATACTACGTTTGACACACAAGAGCTTTAAAGCTCATGTTGTCTGTTGGTcatgttaaataaagcttacctttaccttcATCTCCTGTATGGTACAGTTATACAAATACTGAGAACTCGGTTGTAAAAATACACATATTACAGGTTGTGGCAATCTGACACACAGTTTACTTTATCCTAACAGAAAATTATTGCAATTTTATGTAGTTTCCTCACATATAAAGGTACATGTTTAGAAGCAGATGTAAATATTTTGCAGGTATGGAGGCTTTTGAATCTCACAGTCTTGTTCGTACACCTGACACAACTGAAAACTTGTCAAGAGAAAGTCTAACCCCAACTAATGAACTGTTTGATGACAATAATGAACAAGACAACAATGAGGAAGAAATTGTCGACATAAAAGGACCAGAGATAGATCTTGATAACTTAACAGAAGGCATGGGACCAACAAGTGATATGGGTATATGTGATCATACTGCACAGAGTGGAATGATGGGAAGTTTAGAGGCAGATCATGACAACATTTACAGAGAGTTGCCGGATAATACCGCAGATGCTAGTCTTGTTACTGGGATGTCACTTGATAAAGAAAACACAGAACAGGTAGCTGATGACTTTACAGAAAGAGGAAATGACGGGGATGGCTCACCATGGACAGAAGGTGCAAGAGAACTGAATGATGACGTTATTGAAGGAATGATTGAAGAGGGGATCAGACAGGTCACTCAAGATGGTCTCAACGATCTAGAGGAAGATACAGTACAATACCCCGCTAATGTTTCACCTGACAGGTTTGTATATTTGTCTTTACTTTAGGAAAACTTACAACACCATACATTACAAATTTTTTTCATCTTTCAAACTTTTCGTTATGACTGCATTGTGTTACTCCTGTTTAGTCGGCTAATACTATCTTTTGCTGTCCATCCATGTGCACCAAATATTCGGATAcgtcttttcatattttcttcaaacggcatctcctctgaaactatttGGATAAGTTGATTAAGTTTGGTATGGATGctctcttccaaaattgttcagtcTGTTTTGCTTGGCTGCACATAgtgctgctagagctaaaaacagaaaagctTATAAGTGACCTCTTTAAAACTTCTGATCCAATTCTGAAATCAGTTCACAGAAATATTCCTTATGTAACCCTCAACCAATTATTAAAGTTGTTCACAACTAGGGGGCTTTGTTATTTTCCCCTGTATGTCCAAAGTGGAAACTTCTCTTAGAAACTGTTTGCACAATTAGGAAATAATTTCCCACAACTGTTtattgggtgaccctctaccaagactgttcaaattgaTACGAtctgtcaaaaaataacattactttttctgtcactaatgcagaagaaatttttatcacagttcagtaGTGTTGATTAGTGTTAATGCTGTCATAAAAATTTGTATGACATTGCTTTTAATTTGACAGTAAACATTCTAACCTGAGTTGAGTGAAACAAATCACTGGCAAAAACCACATTCAACCTTAATATTAAGTGGTATTTTGTATGGGCAGTATATTTGTACATTGAAGGAGGTATGAGGAGGAAGATGTACAGATTGACAATGTGTGTGGACCAGAACTAGAGGAAGATGACAATATGTCTGAGATGTCCATGCGTTCCACTGAACAACCTATAGTCATAGATAGAAGTCTGCTACAGCTTTCACCGCAACCACCTACTGGTACACACTTGTCTACTTTTCTGTATACCTTAAAAATTCATCTCAATAAAAAATGACTGACCAGTGATTATAAATCATAAGTAGGAGTATATTCTGAGAAAGCAAACATGACCAAAGACAAGTTTGGAGTCAATTCTAAGAATGCAACCGTGTCTTTGGTCAGTTATAAGACTATACTGTTCAACAGGCTGGCGGTTTGAGATTAGTGGCCAAACTCGGTTTTAAATTTAGCTACCCTGGTCTAAATTGACGTAAAGATAGGTGTAAATAGTAATCAATGAAAATAGTattcagtgtttaagtttaatagGAATAAAGATTGAGAAACATGAAACGTTAGCTGAAACACATTATATTTGCTTTGCAAAATGTGTTTTTAGCAGAAATGGAAATTTTAGAAGGAAGAAATGTAAAGCAAACTTTGATACATACTAATTATGCAGTCTTATTTTATTGTAGAGAGAATACATAGAGAGTTATCTTCCCCTGAGAGCCCAGAGATGCTGATAGATGAAGAAAAGTTTCCATCACTGGAGAATTCCCCAAGGGAGGCTATCATTattgacaggagctttcagacgcCAGGTAAAGGCCAGCATCATAGAATGATGAAACAGTTTGTTTCAGTTACTAAAATTAAATTTGGATTAAATTTTTAGTTTGAAAGAGCAGTCAGATTTCCCCATAGTAATCATTGCTTTATAATAAGAAACTGTGGTAAGTTACTGATAACTTTGACTGCGATCATAACAGTTTTAATCCTTAGcccgctggcggcaagtgattctgcctttgcgacaagtgcagaccaagatcagcctgcacatctgtgcagtctgatcatggtctgcactgtttgctattcagtcagtatctttttggtaagcaccccttttaacagttaatggtactgtccaaattgaaagatggacaagtgtattatagaaatttagcaggataagggttaaagaacAAGACAAATGACTGAGGTAGATATGCAGTTGTTTATTGTTGTAAGCAGATTGATTAAGCAAAAGGTGATATCTTGTCCAATCAATGTCTAGAGTCGCAAGTGGGAGAATATGGTAAACCCCTTACTTTTTGCAGGAGTCGGGATTCAGTTTTACCCAGAACTCTCATTATTGTATCTTATTGCTTCtggcataaaaaaaaaactatcacaGATTTAGCTGTACATTACGATTTGTTTGGAAAAGTCTTCAGAAAGCTAAAAATTTATTACTATTACAGGAGCTC
Proteins encoded:
- the LOC123566419 gene encoding uncharacterized protein LOC123566419; translation: MPPNMRLYFFILFSEYVKEYRKLNKEIRELDYKVREEEQRSVEASLARGSPGKRRSGQSEHFDPEFDPRTIKRAQRIQQVRDMWKQLEDFDRTEAAEREVVESIVERTINKYRLDAADISVKVPDMLLRECGEEIRRRNVDNTYQGGRLNLVSVLQLWNLCLHLYLEKINEVGVPKFEEEVQKLTSQVHVQQNYAQNAQTLRQQMAERIPVLKSSIEKLRAKLDAALFEDKSPESIRTTSLGLGLVGPSPQPSFSPGQGKTPAGGIGVPKSPSSVTNTPEAANQITEQMRDAVRRGPDQLFKQPELLKLSNRPQEPSSIPKPARSQTSSRQSSRPTSARSTASSKASVKSTPKSSRSTEKQTRDMKNEQSFTKVPSPRTMMEKLQLGDSLRQEADGQEVQTGIPSSRPLSACSDRSNASSSRTLTSRSEKSSASHRSVKSELSGAGEDYSQARNANHHTGTGRKTPTDLLVEEIMGEGKILPPFNSGMEAFESHSLVRTPDTTENLSRESLTPTNELFDDNNEQDNNEEEIVDIKGPEIDLDNLTEGMGPTSDMGICDHTAQSGMMGSLEADHDNIYRELPDNTADASLVTGMSLDKENTEQVADDFTERGNDGDGSPWTEGARELNDDVIEGMIEEGIRQVTQDGLNDLEEDTVQYPANVSPDRRYEEEDVQIDNVCGPELEEDDNMSEMSMRSTEQPIVIDRSLLQLSPQPPTERIHRELSSPESPEMLIDEEKFPSLENSPREAIIIDRSFQTPGAHERQPLSLSMNESLSGLGKQSMSPGLLSMSFQGKPSPATKTPVSKDFLSRSLVMERSPLSEEIRKMFKKAVEETPPPEDKTEQRSYAPDELKLPDETASGNQGNSRDSSPGYHGNILKETDISWDLTENLDDIEIPDLDQNLDDDIDNLLEANDKILQSGGVNLDEDDGIDDFFTSKTPELPKRRTPANVEMSRTPQQGQFEGSHGEGSGIEDWTIIIST